AAAATAAACATCATTAAATATAGCCGTTTTGGACTCTTTTTACAAGCGCTGCAAAGAACagacataaacaaaacaaaagaaatcccAATTGGAATAAGCAAGCGGCGTATTATCTTTCACGTTGCAAAGCGCCAGGGAACAAGTCGATTTTGTCAACTCTTTCTGAAGCGAAGCTCTTGTTAATTTTATGAGTCAATTACACTCAAATGCATCCAAAGtgctaaaaaaaatgacttCAAGTTGAGAGGAAGGCAGAGAAGGTAAAGAGAAATCATCCTTATGAAAATTCACTCAAGCCTACCCTTGTAGAGGCGTCaataataaattatacttcCATTCAAAAGCAGTTTGGACCTTTCACCTGCATCTCACTACCTGActcacttttttatttatttatctctcAGTGCACGTTTTCATTTGGACATAAGATGGTGGCATTGACTGGGTTCTGCGGGCAGTAATCAGGACAACCATGAAGAAATCGAGCAACCGGGTCACCGTGTGTTGTATCAATTTACCGTTTGCATAACAAGAACCATTCAAGTACAACTAATTGCATTGAGGCTAAAGCTAATTGGACATTGCTCGTGGGTGTTGGGAAAAATACATCTGTTTACACTTGAAATCTCAAAGAACCAAGGGGGTGTTGAACTATTGttcaaaaaaaaaggatgaactaaaaagcaaaacatgagTGTTTATACAGAACGTGCTGCTTTAGCCTTTAACTGGATCATGTCCTAATTCCACATCAACAAAACATCATCCTATAAACTCCATCCCACAAAAGGCCACCGCCCTCAGAATTGCAAAGCGGCTCCAAAGTGCATTATAAATCCACAGACAAAAGGCAGCGGACAATTAAGCGCAAGTTGCTTTTAAAAGGTCTGGTGGCCCACACGCCATCATTCAGGCCAGGGACACACGGAGTAGAATTACGCTCATCAAGCATCGGCCACTCTACAAGTCCACGTGTGCTTAATCGCCAGGATAACAAGGaccaagcttaaaaaaaaaaaaataggaaaatgcgattaaacATCTAGCTGTGGAATTTCATTTTGTCAAGAAAGCTGGTCTTTCAGGTAGGTagatccataaaaaaaaaaagaaaaacttgcaCAACCATTGTGAAAGAGCATGCAATGAACAATTATATCATCGGGTTGGTGAATGCTATGTGACACTCAGAATTCTCTGCAGCTTCAATATTGTATCATAATGGCTGCCCTGACTCTTATTACAATTCAGACATCTCTGTATTCGCCTATTGTGGTGACTCAAGAGTTGAACATTGTTTTCTTCACTGTTTGCCTTTTATGGGCAACCTTCGCCCAACGTCAAGGTAACATCAGAGCATTAAGTGCCGCCTCACACTATATTCCTCCCATTGCACCTTCACTCTTTTTGTGTCTCATTAAACAAAGCCACGTTAGGAGTCAGAAACGTCAGGCACTTCAATTATGCGATGCAAAGTGCGGCGAATAATTAAAGATACAATCAACGGTGTCGTGTCATCTTGCAGTGGGTCGTAAATTAGAAGCTGATTGCAGAGTTTATTTCTGTCATGGCGCCGCGTAATTATTGTCAAGGATGCATGTTAAAGTTCCTCTCGCGCCCTATCTGTAaatgagaccaaaaaaaaaaaaaactggaatggCTGACAAGCATCAGGACATTGAGATGCACAGCTTGATTTTTAATTACATCAACAGTTTGCACTCATTCTAACACTTAAGCAGGCAACAACTTGTGCTTGGTATTTAAATGGGAGTGAAAAGATGAACCCAACATgtatctgtttaaaaaaaaaaaaaaagaccaacaattaaaaatgctgttaATTAATCTCGTATTTTCATAACAGCTGCCATAGCTGCAAGATCTTAAATTGATGCTCTTAAATTTAGACAGACAATTTCATCCTAGCAAAAAACAGTAAATGCATAAAGTTGTAACACTTACAAGCATGACCAGATGATGAGTTTTTCCACCAGCTCCCAAACTGTTTGGTGTTCATGTGTGTTGAGCTATTTCAGGGAATTTGACTGttacagcaaaagaaaaaaaatcaagtgttTTACCTGTTAACTTTTTAATCAGAAAGCCAAACAAACATTTCCTTAGTTTTAAATGTAACTAATTGACATGACACTTGCTGTCACTTGCACATCACTGCGTGTCACATATAAAACCTCCCTCACTTCCTGTTTCTGCCTTGCACTTCCTGGCCTACCATTACATCATTTCAACTGTAAATTCTTAAAGGTGCATTTGTAGTTCCAAAGTTAGATATCACTCACATGAATTCCTCAAAATCAGTGCACATAACAAAAGCATTGTCCTCCATTATCTCGCTTTTGGTCCTGTACAACACGAGGCCAGGGGAGGTTTCCAAATGAGCCTTCTTTCCTATGCGTCACTCGGCGGATATGACAGCCTTTCCCGTGACGCTGGCAGAAGGCTAAAATCAAAGCCAGGTGCCAGCGGCGGTCTCTGTCACCTCCCTGGAGACGCCGCTCGCATCTGCAAGTGCGAGGAGAAGAAGAGGCTTGGACTTTATTCATCGATACCGCCCACTGTGGTAAAGAGCTTCAAATGGGCGGAATTACAGGATCAATAGCGTGATTAGCGGAGACCTTGTAGCTGCAGACTGTTGTTGGCAATCCTTTGTAGCTTGTACGATCCAAGTAGGCCCAGGAGAGAGAGAATGTTGCTCCTTCCTTTGTGCGTGAGATACATGCAGAGAGACAGTAGGGGTCAATGACCTTTTTAAAAGTGAGTGTGACTTGAATACTGTGAAGGGCTACAAACTTGATGCACACTTGCGAAACAAATTAAATTACCTTTAATTGTATGTATTTAATCAACTCAATCACAGCCGTGCTTTTAAATTTGTCATTTGAGATCTACACGTTCGCAGCCACTGACGTCAAGTTTCTCAACAGGCACGGCAAAGAATCTCGCCCGTAttgtatataccgtaattttcggactataagtcgcaccggagtataagtcgcaccagccataaaatgcccaaaaaagtgaaaaaaaacatataggtATATGTAtagaagtcgctcctgagtataagtcgcccccccacccaaactatgaaaaaaaacgcgacttatagtccgaaaattacggtagttgtatATCTGCGAATAAGGCTTTTTCCCTGTTGGCAACACACCTGCATTTAGAAGTATTTTCCGCTGGTTGAATGTCATTACAGGAGGAAACTGGCGGGCCGCCCCCGGGATGAGAGAGACAATCGATGTTGCCAGTATCTTGGCTCTCCTAATCTTCGTCCCCTGGGCCAGCTTTGCTATCTGTAATAGATCATGGGGGATTAAGGGCTCCCTTCTGGAGACACTTCCCTCTCATCGCTGAAGACCAGCGGGGTGCCGGTCACGCGGAACCGGGGCCGTGCCGACGGGACGGCAAGAGCGGGATATTAGAAAAGGCCACAATGCGGCTCAGGAGTGGGAGAAAagctggagtaaaaaaaaaaagagggccaaagagactTTCCGCGATAGGTAGAAGATGGCGCGCGGACGAGCCGCGTGGGAAGCAGGTAGGGGGAGGCaggggagggagagaggaacCGAGGAGAGGATAAGCACCCGGTCAGCCGGGGGAAAGCCGAGAGCCCATGTAATTTCTGATTTCTCTAATCCTTCTGGCATTTATACTTTCAGCTGACAgataatgaaaatgaaaaatgaaatgaaaaagttCCACTCAACCGACGCTAGCCatgggattttctttttctgtctcttttGTAATGCCTCGCTGGGACCATGTGCTGGGTCAGCAAAACTCTCTAAATAATATAACCTTAGGTAGACGTCTAAAAGTGTAGTGAGATAGCTTCATGGATGGATGTCCATCCATGGATAGATTGtaggtaatggatggatgggtttctATGTTTATACCACATTGTTTTTATAATATTCATTAATCAATCAAATAACTTTGTGTTCATAACAGCACTTTACTTTTGCATTGGAAATACAGCTGTGCCTAATTCCCAAGAGAACATTCTACCGTGGATAAGATGCAGCTATGTATTATCAAATGACGTGCAATTATGTAGCCATCAGCTATCATCTGTCCAAATAGTATGACAGTAATTTTAATTAAGGCTTCTGAAAGGCAGAAGCTCGACACTCAGCTCAAACTGGCCCCACCTCCTCGTGGTCAAAGGATTGATGACTTTTGCAACACCTAAATAAAACAAGACGACAAAAGAAATGGCCGACTAAGGCCTTGTCTGAGGTCGGTACTTGCACACATTGGGCTGCTAGTGCGTCTgagcgttgtttgtttgaagCGACTCCCATAGTCCATTTGGGCTTTGTTTGATAGAGGGATGCCGTAATACATATTTATTATCATCATACCTGGATGCTAATGGGAATAAACCACCTTTGTCAAAGCAACCAGGCAGGGGTAGAGTAAAATGGATTAGCCTGGAGTGTTATTTCCCCCTTTGCTTGCCGTATTTCACTCTGAGCCAAAGCCGGTTGCCTAGTATGCATAAAAACGCATATGGTGTCgtattagaaagaaaaaaattgagGGTTGGAGGGGCGGGCGCAGGGGGCGGGATGCTGAATCCAGAGTTATGAAGCAGGAACACCGCTTGGCGGCCCACTGCACCAAAACAACTTAATGTCAGCCGCTAATCAAGTTGCAGGTGTTCATGGGAGCAAAAGAACATTTCACACATATATTCAAATGAGCTGAGAGTCAAGCGCTGAAAATAAGATTACACGGATGGGAATCTAGGAGAGGCCGAAGCCAAGGAACATCCAAGTCAATTTGTGAAAAAAGTTCTTCAATTTCAGTGTACCTATAGAAATAGGGGCTTGGCTCTGCTGTGAattatggggggaaaaaatgtgttCGCCCTAAAAATTTCCATAATTTCCTAGATTAATGGCTCAAAGCATACAAACTATGATCTGGCAGAGTTTAATGTCTcttcaaattatttttacaatgttACCCTTTGAAATAAACAGCCTGCAAAtgtcatgatttaaaaaaaatgcactggATGATGTCAGCCTAACTTCTTCCGCTAACAAGCCAGGCTAAAGTGAACTCTCCCCCGACAAACAAAAAGTTTGAGGTTGTATCACTTCAACGTGCTTCCTTGACATCAATGTATTACTTTCCAATTAGATGGGACTTTGGTGCCATCCTGTGGCCTATCAGGGAATTTCATCAAGAGCACAATGGATAGTGGATAAGATTGATAAAAAGATTGGTAACTTGTGACATCACAGTTTAGCAAAATTCATAACACCTTACCATTTTGGAAATAGGCAGACGccaaaaattacttttttttttcattttgcagtcGGTGCGTGCTGTCACGCACTCCAGATAAGGATTTCCATCCCATAATGGTATACTGACTGTGTTACTGCATAACTACCTGCAGCTCCACCAATAATACGCATTAAGGCCATCCGACATGATCGACGAGAGCGTCCACCTCGTAGGATATTGCCATTTTTTCCACGCAGGCTCCCTCCATGCTGCCGTCTCTCGGGCCGCCGCTTAAAAGCTATAAATACTGAAGAGAGTGACACCCCCTTTAACGTTTGCTCAATTTCAACACTTGTCCTGTGACAGCAAATTGTGCTTCCCCCACCATTCCTTCTGCAAATGCCACCATTTTTGCATTCAAGCTGCTTTTTATGACAGGGCCACATCCATCATAGGGTAAagtgggaagggaaaaaaaggaaggaaaaatgcAAGTCAGTGAGTAGGTGGTTATTTCACCattgtttattttgctttgtgATTGGGGACACCGTTTATTATAAGCAACATACTGCAGATGAACATTGTAAAGCATTGTACTAACTCTTGCTGCATGTGAGTTAAATAACCTGGCAAATTAATCCATGCCTAAATTTAGAAATGTCCTCAGCACATCTGCCTCAATACGTCTGAAGTTCTTGGTTCAAATCTCAGGTTGAGGCTTCTTACTACATTGAAGAATTTAAATTGCCCATAGGCATGAATGGCTGGCTGACTTTATGTGCTCTGTGATTGGTTGGCGATTAGTCATTGGTGCTATTTTTTCgctcttcttttttattttgaaattaaacATTGAAATTACAGTGACTGATAAAAATCTGCATTTATTCCCCAAGGTGTCAGCCAACTACCGGTGGTTGTAATTTGATCAACATTGCCATCTTCTGGTTTTTGCACTTCATCGCATGACTGCGCTACACGATTTTAAAATTTGTATATAACGGACAGcataattttgtttgtttgtttttatttttttacctcttATGTATTCAAGTCTGAACGAATTTATTCTCTACGTGTACAGTAttgtataaataaagttttttttatacCGCAGACTGCGCATGCGCTTACCTCGCGTTTGGCTGTGACGTTCCAGTACGCCGCCGGTCGTCCATACAAACATGTAACGTCACCGGTTTCATGACGCCACCTCGGCTCAGCTCTCCGACTCATGATGTCCACTTTGGGGGAGACGTTCACGTCGGAGGCGCCCCGGAGAAGACTAGCGTAGCGCGCCAGCGAAGGACGAACCAGGGCCGGCCCGTGCTAGCCTAATAGGCTTGCCGTGCTAACTGCGCTGATGGCATCGGTGGGAAATTAATTCTAACGCTTGGCCTCAAAAGTCACCGTGGACAGATATGTCAGTCTGAAGACGAAAAAGCTGGCAACAGTTACATAAAGCGAAGGAAACATGAAGACATCCGGCACTGGCTCGTCACTGATAAATGACGGTAACAACCCTGCACCCATTCGGCGACATTCATTGTGGGCAGCGTTGTTGCTTAGCTTTATTTTTTAACTCCAAATATAGAAAGTATTAAGTGAGTACCCGATTGCTAATTGCGCTTGTACGATCAAAGATATATATAATATCAGTATCTTTGATCAGGTGACATgttcattcagtgccattgtatGTGACGTCATCATCATGCGCCGGCAaataagtttttgtttttatactttaCAAAAGCATTCCAAGATGTTACAGGATGACACTCAATTGCTGCCTATGTAGGAACGTAGtacattaaattaattaaaataattaaagtaTGTTGAAGTTGTATATCTTCCACTGGGAGACAATCTTTGTCACTGGAATTTACAGTGACTTTGTCATAGTGAGTGATTGCATACTCTGTTTTGTCAGACCGGCGGCAAAGAAAGATGGCCGACATCGCCCAGGCCCTGCAGGCCAGTCCGGCCGACGTAGCGGCCCTCAGGAGGATGGCCATCAGCGAGGGCGGCCTGCTGACGGACGAGATGCGCTGTCAGGTGTGGCCGCGACTCCTCAACGTCCCGCCCAATATCTTGGAGCAGGAGCCAGGTAATGTGCATGTCTTCCATAACACGCTCGTTCTTAACGGTGGATCTTTTTGCCACATTTATCGCCCACTCTTTCCACGTAGAAACGGTGGAGCGGGACAACAACAAGGATTACAACCAAGTGCTACTGGACGTTCAACGCTCACTACGGAGGTTCCCTCCTGGTGAGTACCCCAGAAACACAAAGTACTTGGTGATGTTCCCAAAGGTTAACATGGATGATGCTCGCCTACGTGTCCAGGTATGCCGGATGAGCAGCGGGAGGGTCTCCAGGAGGAGCTGATTGACATCATCCTCCGAGTCCTCAAGCGTAATCCTCAATTGCACTACTACCAAGGTTACCACGATATCGTCGTCACCTTCCTCCTGGTTGTGGGCGAGCGCTTGGCAACGGCCCTTGTGGAAAAACTCTCCACGCATCACCTCAGGTAACGTTTTGACAACAGTGTCCCTctgacaaatgtgtgtgtgtgtgtgtgtatgggtatTATGAAAGTCCCTCTGTATTTTTGTTTCTAAAATTAGAATTCTCTGCTTTGTGATTTTGGCTAGGGACTTCATGGACCCCACCATGGACAACACCAAACACATCCTCAACTACTTAATGCCCATCATCGAGAGGGTCAAGCCCGAGGTGCATGATTTCATGCAACAGTAAGGCCAACTTTCATCCACTCAAATCTTCCCCGCTAAATTGACCGAGTGTAATCGAGCGGCTCGGTGATGAGGCGCTGCTTCCACAAGGGAGAGGAAGTCCATACAACGTCTGGTAATGTTAACCAACGTTGTCTTGGCAAAATTGGCTCAGTTGTTATTTGTGTTATCTGACATAGCGGTAACATTAAACAACCAACCCACAGTGGGTGTTTTTGTGGTGGTAAAGGACACTCGAGCGACGCATGTCTGTCCTTGCCAGGGCGGAGGTGGGCACCGTCTTTGCTCTCAGCTGGCTGATCACCTGGTTCGGCCACGTCCTGGCAGACTTCCGCCACGTGGTGCGGTTGTACGACTTCTTCCTCGCCTGCCATCCGCTGATGCCCATCTACTTTGCGGCCGTGGTGAGTCGGTTTCGCTGTCGTTACTTCAACGAACGATGCCGGATACTGTATTCAAGGAGAGATTGAGATTTCATAGTGTGATTTAGAGTGACTCCAATTGCACAACCGAACAAGAGCCAAAGCGTCAAGAGTCCCGTTTGAAAGGTGACGTGCGCGTGTGCTACAGATAGTCCTGCACCGagaggaggaggtgctggagtgCGAATGCGACATGGCCATGGTCCATCACCTGCTGTCACAGATTCCTCAGGATCTGCCCTACGAGACGCTCATCAGCCGAGCGGGAGACCTGTTTGTCCAGTTCCCGCCATCCGAACTGGCCAGAGAGGCCGCCTGGCGCGACTGGTAAGTTACCGTCACCCACTGTTTCCCGACGTGGTGTCAGCCTTACAATCAGGTCCAGAAATTGAAGTGTAATTGACTACAAAGGAGTGACACCACTGGGAAGCTAACAAGGCAGGCTTAAAATTGCAACCTTTTCCCCTTCCCAAGCATGGCGACCACCACGTTTaaagactttgacttggcctCGACGCAGCAGCGGCCTGACTCGGTGCTCCACCACCGCCGGCGGAGGCAactgcaacagcagcagcagcaacagcagcagcgggAGGTGGCAGAGCGCTCGAAGGTGGCCCGGCCCTCTGTGACGCGCCGCTTTGTCCGCTTGGCGGTGATGGGCCTGACGGTAGCCTTGGGGGCTGCGGCGCTTGCTGTTGTCAACACCGCCCTGGAGTGGGCCCCCAAGCTGGACCTCTTTCCATGAGCcttgtctggaaaaaaaatgaaggaccGCTTGAAGaactgctgccatcttgtggctctTTAAGGTGTTTCACAAAGAgcacaaaaatgtctagtt
This genomic interval from Syngnathus typhle isolate RoL2023-S1 ecotype Sweden linkage group LG11, RoL_Styp_1.0, whole genome shotgun sequence contains the following:
- the tbc1d20 gene encoding TBC1 domain family member 20 codes for the protein MKTSGTGSSLINDDRRQRKMADIAQALQASPADVAALRRMAISEGGLLTDEMRCQVWPRLLNVPPNILEQEPETVERDNNKDYNQVLLDVQRSLRRFPPGMPDEQREGLQEELIDIILRVLKRNPQLHYYQGYHDIVVTFLLVVGERLATALVEKLSTHHLRDFMDPTMDNTKHILNYLMPIIERVKPEVHDFMQQAEVGTVFALSWLITWFGHVLADFRHVVRLYDFFLACHPLMPIYFAAVIVLHREEEVLECECDMAMVHHLLSQIPQDLPYETLISRAGDLFVQFPPSELAREAAWRDCMATTTFKDFDLASTQQRPDSVLHHRRRRQLQQQQQQQQQREVAERSKVARPSVTRRFVRLAVMGLTVALGAAALAVVNTALEWAPKLDLFP